Proteins encoded within one genomic window of Humulus lupulus chromosome 1, drHumLupu1.1, whole genome shotgun sequence:
- the LOC133787613 gene encoding uncharacterized protein LOC133787613, whose product MAMEKGKVRDLGHLYVTIFLYFFGNMAMIPVITDVTMSALCPGQDECSFAIYLTGIQQAIIGLGMMVMTPLIGNLSDKYGRKSLLTLPLTLNIIPLVILAYSRATNFYYAHYGIRTLTAMVCDGSTMCLALAYVADNVSEHKRTTAFGILSGVTSAAYVCGTLAARLLSTASTFQVAAAATMSAAVYMRIFLKESLPDEEGLLQPILKDQHDIENNVESSTRTRVFKNLPTLQDLLCLLKISKTLSQAVTVSFFLSLAEGGFQASLLYFLKARFRYNKNQFADIILINGVAATISQLFLMPLIAPVIGEEKLLSIGLFVACINTFVFSLAWSAWVPYVISVFAIFSVVATPTVRSIASKQVGSGEQGKAQGCISGISSFANIISPLIFSPLTALFLSERAPFYFPGFSIMCIGLAMMIAVIQSTMIKPVPHISNQITSA is encoded by the exons ATGGCTATGGAGAAGGGTAAGGTAAGAGATTTGGGTCATCTGTATGTGACGATATTTCTCTACTTCTTTGGAAACATGGCTATGATTCCAGTCATTACAGATGTGACCATGTCTGCTCTTTGCCCTGGTCAAGATGAGTGCTCTTTTGCTATATACCTTACTGGGATTCAACAAGCG ATAATAGGGCTGGGAATGATGGTGATGACACCCTTGATAGGGAACCTATCAGACAAGTATGGCAGAAAATCTCTACTCACACTTCCATTGACGCTCAACATTATTCCACTTG TGATTCTGGCGTATAGCCGAGCCACTAATTTCTATTATGCACACTATGGGATCAGAACTCTAACTGCCATGGTTTGTGATGGCAGCACCATGTGTCTCGCTCTTGCATATGTG GCAGACAATGTTTCGGAGCATAAAAGAACCACAGCATTTGGAATTCTATCTGGTGTTACTTCAGCTGCTTATGTTTGTGGAACTTTAGCAGCTCGTTTGCTCTCCACTGCTTCAACTTTTCAG GTTGCTGCAGCAGCAACTATGTCTGCAGCCGTATACATGAGAATTTTCCTCAAAGAAAGCTTGCCTGATGAGGAAGGCTTGTTGCAGCCTATCTTGAAAGATCAGCATGACATCGAAAATAATGTTGAATCATCGACAAGAACTCGGGTTTTTAAGAACCTTCCAACTCTGCAAGATCTACTTTGCTTGCTGAAGATTAG TAAGACATTGTCACAAGCAGTAACCGTTTCCTTCTTCCTTAGTCTTGCTGAGGGTGGCTTTCAAGCTTCATTATTG TATTTCTTAAAGGCTCGTTTTCGGTACAACAAGAACCAATTTGCTGATATAATCCTCATAAATGGGGTTGCAGCAACCATTTCTCAG CTATTTTTAATGCCCTTGATTGCCCCAGTTATTGGAGAGGAAAAGTTGCTTTCTATAGGGCTCTTTGTGGCTTGTATAAAT ACTTTTGTTTTCAGCTTAGCATGGTCAGCTTGG GTCCCTTATGTCATCTCAGTGTTTGCAATTTTTTCTGTCGTTGCAACCCCAACA GTGCGCAGCATTGCATCCAAACAAGTTGGCTCTGGGGAGCAG GGGAAGGCTCAAGGATGTATTTCAGGGATAAGTTCCTTTGCCAATATCATTTCTCCGTTGATTTTTAGTCCTTTGACAG CTTTATTCCTATCCGAAAGAGCACCATTTTATTTCCCTGGTTTCAGCATTATGTGCATTGGCCTTGCCATG ATGATTGCCGTCATTCAAAGTACTATGATCAAACCTGTTCCCCACATATCAAATCAGATAACAAGCGCATAG
- the LOC133787629 gene encoding uncharacterized protein LOC133787629 gives MESMINPCSAAITTSSSSASSSTLPIFFPRKNSFPSRPAQFSLASKSHDNEADPEFVSKDISKSVPILSNRNLSLSPFSKDAAMGLVLSAATGRGWTTGSGMEGPPVPDETLKESSTENISTFPWSLFTKSPRRRMLVAFTCNICGQRTTRAINPHAYTDGTVFVQCCGCSAFHKLVDNLNLFHEMNCYVDPSFSYRGNGWEDMNFKYMEIEEDDDDIFPIQ, from the exons ATGGAATCCATGATTAACCCCTGTTCCGCTGCAATAACAACGTCGTCTTCATCTGCTTCTTCTTCGACCTTGCCAATATTCTTTCCCAGGAAGAATTCGTTCCCCTCCAGACCTGCTCAATTCTCTCTCGCCtcaaaaa GTCATGATAATGAAGCCGATCCTGAATTTGTATCGAAAGACATCTCCAAAAGTGTCCCGATTCTCAGTAATCGCAACCTTTCCCTGTCTCCATTCTCAAAG GATGCAGCAATGGGATTGGTGCTAAGTGCCGCAACAGGAAGAGGGTGGACGACTGGTTCTGGTATGGAAGGTCCCCCTGTTCCTGATGAGACCCTGAAAGAATCAAGCACAGAAAACATTTCTACTTTCCCATGGTCTCTCTTCACCAAATCTCCACGGCGTAGAATGCTTGTGGCTTTCACTTGTAACATTTGCGGCCAAAGGACCACGCGGGCTATCAACCCCCATGCATATACTGATGGAACAGTCTTTGTTCAG tGTTGTGGATGCAGTGCTTTTCACAAGCTTGTGGATAATTTGAACCTGTTTCATGAGATGAATTGCTATGTGGACCCGAGTTTTAGTTACAGGGGTAATGGTTGGGAAGATATGAATTTCAAATATATGGAGATAGAAGAGGATGACGATGACATATTTCCCATCCAGTAA